Genomic DNA from Chitinophaga lutea:
GATCTTTTACAGGAGGCCACTGAGGCCCGTTGGAAGTTTCAGAGCAACGGGAAAATAATCATTGAGCCGAAAGATGACATCAAGAAGCGGCTCGGTCGGTCGCCAGATCGGTTCGATGCCCTGGCCAATACGTTTTATCCATCTTCACAGGAAGCCGTGGCGCAGGACCTGTCAGGTGTGTTTTTCTAGCGGGAATACAACCGTTTCTAACTTTACATTATAATTTGTTAAATCATGGAAGTGCCCGAACTGCAGCAAATCAACGAAGAAAATTTCGCGGCTATTGTTAATACAATTCAAAAGGAGAAAGAGAACATTGACGTGAAATCCTTTTTGGAGCAGCTGGATCCGAAAAAACATAAAGTACATAGCCCTACGGAGCGTCCTGATAAAATAAAGAAAGACAAGGGCGGGAGAGAATCGCCCGTGAAGGTCGCCCGCCTATCCATTCCATTACAAAAGCTGATAGTCTCCCGTGCGGCCGCTTTCCTTTGTGGCAATCCGATACAGCTTTTTGCGCAGCCTACATTGCCGATCGAGGATGATTTTCTGTCAATTATAAAAAAGGTTTGGGACGACAACAAGCTGGACTACAAGTCCATGGCCCTTGCAGAAATGATGATGTCCGAAACGGAATGCGCGGAGCTCTGGTATACCCAACCTGCTGAAAAGGAATATTGGGCGGGGACCAGCTCAGAGGGTTCAAAACAGAAGCTTCGTCTTCGCATTCTTGCAAAATCGTTAGGCGATGATTTATATCCGGTATTCGACGCAGCAGGGGATATGATAGGGTTTGGCAGGGGCTACAAAGTAAAAGTCGGAGATCAGAATGTCGAACACTTTGACCTTTACCAACCAGAAAAAACAATCAAGGGCACAAAGTCCGATGTCGGGTGGGTATTGGCCCAAGAGCCGAATCCTTCAGGAAAGATACCGGTGATTTATTACCATCAACCCCTCCCGGAATGGTCAGATGTGCAGGAGATGATCGAACGGCTTGAAACCGTTATTAGCAACCACGCAGATACGAACGACTACTTCGGCAGCCCGATGGTATTTATCTCGGGTGAAATAGCTGGCTTTGCCGATAAGGGAGAATCAGGCAAAGTTGTACAGGGGAAAAATGGTGCAACCGCGGAATACCTGACATGGGACCAATCGCCTGAATCGGTTAAACTGGAAATCGAGAATCTTCTTCAGTTCATTTTTGACACTACGGATACGCCCAAAATAAGCCTCCAGGAAATGAAAAGCCTGGGCACGTTCTCGGGTATTGCTTTGAAGATGTTATTCCTCGGAGCCCACTTGAAATCCGCCAGGAAGGAAGGCATTTTCGGTGAAGGTATTCAACGCCGAATAAACTACCTCAAAGCGGCATTGGCTAAAATAAACAACAAGTTTGAGTCGGCGCAACGCCTGATGATATCGCCGAAATTTGAATACTACCTCCCCAAAAATGAACAAGAGGCGATTGATATATTGTCCACCGCTATTGGCGGCGGTAAAGCGATAATGAGCCAGGATAGCGCCATTGCTCAAAATCCCCTGGTGCAGGATGTTGAGGCGGAGAAAAAGAAGATGATCGAAGAGGGTTCGTACGGCGCTGACATTGAAACCGCATAATATCTATGGACGAGGCGCAGGAATACGGTAAAAAGCTCATCAGCCTTCAGAATCAGAAGGAGCGCGAAATAAAAAAGATCTACTATGATGCGATAGTAGATCTTTCCCTGTTGGCTTCAACGCTGCCATATAAGCAAACCATTTTCACATTGGCCAACTATCCGCTGTTGAAGCGTAGAGTGGACTATGTACTGGCTGGAATGGCGAAAAAGCTGGAGGTCACAATCGTAAACGGCGTTGACCAGGCTTGGCAGCTTTCTGATGAGAAGAATCGGGTTTTTCTGGACCGGAAGCTGAAGAACTTCAAGGTAAGTGGCAAAGCCCGGAAAATCTATTACGATACCAATCATCAGGCAAAAACAGCCTTTAAAACTCGGCGTACAAAGGGGCTTGGCCTTTCGAAGCGCGTCTGGAAAACCCTTGAGCCGTTTAAGAACCAGGTGGAGCTCGGTCTGGCGGAGGGCATTTCAACCGGCGAGAGTGCCGTTCGGATGGCCAGCAGAATGAAGAAGGAGCTGAACGACCCTGACAAGCTTTTCCGCAGAGTGCGGGCAAAAAGTGATGATCCTAAAAGCCAACTAAAGCTGTCAAAGGCCGCCCTGAACTACCAGCCCGGACAAGGTGTCTACAGGTCGAGCTACAAAAACGCACTTAGGCTCACCCGAACCGAAACCAACATGGCATACCGCACCGCGGACCATGACCGTTGGCTTACACAGCCTTTCGTGGTAGGGATTGAAATCAGG
This window encodes:
- a CDS encoding phage portal protein, coding for MEVPELQQINEENFAAIVNTIQKEKENIDVKSFLEQLDPKKHKVHSPTERPDKIKKDKGGRESPVKVARLSIPLQKLIVSRAAAFLCGNPIQLFAQPTLPIEDDFLSIIKKVWDDNKLDYKSMALAEMMMSETECAELWYTQPAEKEYWAGTSSEGSKQKLRLRILAKSLGDDLYPVFDAAGDMIGFGRGYKVKVGDQNVEHFDLYQPEKTIKGTKSDVGWVLAQEPNPSGKIPVIYYHQPLPEWSDVQEMIERLETVISNHADTNDYFGSPMVFISGEIAGFADKGESGKVVQGKNGATAEYLTWDQSPESVKLEIENLLQFIFDTTDTPKISLQEMKSLGTFSGIALKMLFLGAHLKSARKEGIFGEGIQRRINYLKAALAKINNKFESAQRLMISPKFEYYLPKNEQEAIDILSTAIGGGKAIMSQDSAIAQNPLVQDVEAEKKKMIEEGSYGADIETA